The nucleotide window CACCACGCAAACCAATTTCTTCCTGTACAGAATTGGTAATGTAGAGTCCAAAAGGTAATTTCTTTTTGTTTTCGTGTAGTAAGCGTGCTACTTCAGCAATCATAAAACCACCCATTCTATTATCTAGTGCTCTACATACAAATTTGTCCTTATTAAGAATATGAAACTCATCAGGATAGGTTATAACACACCCTACATGCACACCCATTTTTTCAACTTCATCTTTGTCTTTTGCACCAATATCTATGCAAATATTGTCTGGTTTTGGTGGTTCTTCTTTAGATTTATTGCGTGTGTGTATAGCAGGCCAACCAAAAACACCTTTTACAATTCCTTTTTTGGTATGGATATTTACTATTTTGCTAGGCGCAATCTGATGATCGCTGCCACCATTTCTTATAACGTATAATAGACCGTCATCAGAAATGTAATTAACATACCAAGAGATTTCATCAGCATGTCCTTCTATAACTACTTTGTATTTTGCTTTTGGGTTTATAACTGCAACGGCAGTTCCGTAAGTATCTGTTATAAATTCATCTACGTAAGGTTTTAGGTAGTTCATCCAAATGTTTTGTCCATCCCATTCATAACCTGTTGGTGAAGCGTTATTTAAGTATTTTTCTAAAAAGTCCATCGACTTTTTACTGAGTAATTGTTTTTTTGCCATTGGTAAAAATTTTTACTAAAAATAATAATATTAATATGAATTTACTGTTAGAGGAAGTAATAATTGTTAATTTTGAATTCCCTGAAATGCGTTCTTTGGAACGGTTTTAGATATCAATTTCAGCATGAAGTATATTGCCTATATATCATTATTGTTTTCAACGTTAATTTTTGCTCAGGAAGATCCCGTGGAGCAAGATTCTACCTTGGTGCATTACATGATTATTGAAGGAGATTCCATTCCTGTCACTGAGGTTGAGTTAGACGAAGTTTTAATGCTTCCAAACCTTAGTTTTAAAGATAGAAAAGCAAGGATTAGATATATAGTTCTTAGACGAAAGACACACAAGGTATTTCCTTATGCAAAATTAGCTGCAGAACGTTTAGAGGCCTTACAAAATAGACTGGATCAACTAGAGAGAAAACGTGACAAAAAGAAATATGCCAAGGTAATACAGCGCTATATTGAAGACGAGTTTTCAGCTGAGTTAAAAAAATTAACGAAAACGGAAGGGCAAATTTTAGTAAAGCTTATACATAGACAAACTGGTAAAACCACGTTTGAGCTTATTAAGGAGCTGCGAAATGGATGGCGTGCCTTCTGGTTTAACAATACAGCAAGTTTATTTGATATTTCCCTAAAGAAAGAATTTGACCCACTTACTGAAGAAGAAGACTATTTAATAGAAGACATTTTGCAGAGGGCCTTTCAAAATGGCCAATTAGAAAAACAAGAACCAGCATTTAAAATAGATTATTATGCTTGCGTTAACAAGTGGTCTAAACCTAAAAAGGCATCTAATAAAGAAGAACAGTAATGCGCGCACAAACAAAATTAGAAGAACAATTAAATGCGTGGTCTCATGGTATTGGTGCAGTTTTAGGGATTGTTGCCTTGGTGTTGCTTATAATTTTTTCAGACAACCAATCCAAACCTTGGAGTCTTTTTAGTGTCATCGTTTATGGTGTATCAATAATTATTCTGTTTTTGTCTTCAACACTATATCATGCTGTAAAAGGGGAGAGGCTTAAGCATAATTTTAGAATTATCGATCATATAAGTATTTATCTACTTATTGCAGGTACTTACACTCCCGTGCTTTTAATAGCACTAAAAGAGAGTTATGGATGGACACTATTTTGGGTAGTTTGGGGCATTGCTGCTTTTGGATTAATACTAAAACTCTTCTTTACGGGTAGATTTGAGCTTTTTTCCACGTTGCTGTATTTGGTAATGGGATGGCTGATAATTTTCGATTTTTCTAACCTTTCTAACGCTATAGGTCCAACAGGCATTTTGTGGCTTTTTGCCGGAGGTTTGTCTTATACGGTTGGTATTATATTTTATGCTGTACAAAGAATTCCATATAATCACGTAATCTGGCATTTGTTTGTATTGAGTGGCGCTATTTGTCACTTCTTCATGATTTTTAATCATGTAGTATAGAAGTCACTTTATAAAAATTTTCAGAGCCTCTATAATATTTGTGTATTATACTGATGTAGGTTGACCTTTTTTATGCTTACTTATTTTGGTCATAACGATTAAACCGCTATTATTTTTATAGAATGTTGTACGCTGGCCTTTCTAGTATTTTAATTGTTTAATACGGTTTAGTTCTTTATTCCAAATTATAATTTTTCCTTTTTCATCTGTTGTCACTATTTTGCTATCTGATTTATTCCAATCAATTCCCCAAAGAAGATTGCCCTGTTCTGATTTTTTGAGTAAATCGCCATTTTCATTCCAAAGTCGCAACGATTCACTTGCAGTTGCCAAAAGCTTTCCATCTTTTGTCCATTTTAAGTTTCTATATTCAGCTTTGCTTTTATCGATATTTTTTAAATTTTCTCCATTTTCTGACCAAAATTGTAATAATGGTGGATAATCTTTTTCAAAATCACCGTAGTCTCCTGTAACGAAGAACTTGCCATTTGGATTCCACGCTACACAAAGCATAAGCACATCTTCTTTTCTTGGCTTAATATCATAAATAAAATCGTTTTCAAAATCATAAATGGATATTCTCTCTCCAACAACTGTAACTATGTTTTTTCGTGGATGCCAATCCAAGCCAATTAAACCTTTCTGTTTTGTATTAATCCGTTTAATGATTGCTCCACTTTCATTGTAGATATTGAGAAAGCCACTATAATCACCAACCGCAAGTAGTTCTCCTTTATTGTTCCAGCCAATTGCTCTTGCTCCAGTTTCGTCAAGACTATCAAGTACTATTTGTTCCTTTGATATAGGGTCTAATATCAATGATTTCGATTTTTCACCTTGCATTGAAATGGCTAACTTACTTTTAATTGGGTGCCATTTCGTTTTGGTTATCGTACCTCGTAATGGAATATTATCTATCAATTGATATGTCTCTGACGAAAACAGCCTTAAAGTATCTTGAGTACCGCCAAAGGAAATGAGATTATTGTTCGGGTTCCAATTCGCAGTCCAAAGCCACCAATTCTCCTTTTCTACTTCTGTGTTTTCTTGTATTTCTTTACACCCACAAATAAATACGAGTGAAAAAATTAAGATTATTGCATTGGTGTTTTTCATGAGTTATTTAAGCTTAGTGATACCAGAGGCTTTAAAGAGATTCTTTTTTAAAAATGACATTTTTTATTCGTCCATTCTCTAAATTTAAACCTTGTATATTTCCATTTCTATCTCTGATGACTCTTATTTTGTAAGAGCTCATCATTCTTAGATAATCTTTTGTTATTAGTTTTCCGTCTCTTCGTCTACCGTTTTTTATAATATTGTAGTTATCATCTCTGACGTGTTCAATGATGATTTCTGTGTCGGTTTCATTATTGAAATAGGTTCCGTTTAAACTTGGACCATAACCACTTTCTAAATTTTCTTTTGGTAACTTATAGTAAATGCTTGGTTTTTGAGTGGATAAATACAAAGTCAACTTTTGTTGCTCTGTACCAATTTCTGAAAAATTCATTTTAAGTCTATAATTAGTTTCATAATGAAACAAGCTTTGTTTTTCGCTTATCATTTTTACTGGGTCTCTTTGATAAATCTCTCTAAATAGTTCTCCTTCTTTTTCGCTAATCTTTATGATTGTTCCCTCATCGTTTTGATAATTACCTACCACATTTTTGAAATCTTTTAGCCTTTCCGTTTTTTCGGGATTTGATGGATATATTTCATTTTTTATGTCCAGTTCTAAAACAATATCTGTCAATTGCTTTGCTAAATAATTTGTAGGTACGTTACCATTATTTGACATTATGACTATGGCTAGATTTTTATCCACAAGCCTAAAAAATGTTGCATTATATGCTCCAGTACTACCATCGTGATATGTGTAGTTTAAGCCTTTATATTTTCCAAACATTAATCCGTATCCGTAATTGTCAAAATCTACGTCATCTATGGTCGATTGACTTTCGCTGATTATTGAAGTTGATAGGTTTTTACCATTATTTTGTTGAATAACCTGTTCCCATTTTAATTGGTCTTCCAAAGTTGTGAATAAACCACCATCTCCAATCAATTCTGTTACTACTGGATATTCTTTCCAACCATTCCAATTACCGTATGGCCTGGCCTTATTTGGAATTATTGCCATATAATTGGTGAGAAATGATGAATTTCCCATTCCTATTTCGGTAAATAATGAATTGGAAAAATCTTTGAATTTAGTGTCGGTAACTTTTTCAATTATTTCTGTAAGAAGAATGTAGTTAGAGTTGCTATATAAATACTCTTTGCCAGGCTCAAAATTCAAGTCTGTTTGGGATTTTAAAAGTTCGATGGCATCATCGTTATCTATAAAAAGCTCATACCAATCTTTACCTTTCAATGCCCATAAACCGTAAACGTCTCTAATCCCACTTGTATGTGTCAACAGATTTGATACGGTAATTTTGTGTCCGATTTCTTTATATAATTCGGGTAAATATTTTCTTACATCGTCATCTAAGGCTATTTTGTCCTGCTCAATTAATCTCAATATGCACAAAGCGGTAAATTGTTTGGCATTTGAGGCTATATTGAACCTTGTATTTTCGTCTATTTTTATGTCGTGTTCGAGGTTTGAATAACCAATATATTTTTCAAATACAGTAACTCCATCCTTGACAATTCCGACTGCCATTCCGGGTGAAATCCCATCGATATATTTCTCAATTTGGCTGTCGAGCTTATCAATTATTGGCTGTTCCAATTTTTGTGAATATGCATTTATTCCGAGAAATAAGAGTGTGAATATCAATGTTCGTTTCATTGTAGAATGTTTGTTTTGGCTGTCTTGTCCTGAAATATGGCTACAGGTTAAAATTGAATTAAGCTGATAATTTATATGCCATATTCGGTGTTTTATAGTCTAAAGATAAATGTAATCTTATTTCGTTGTATAGATTAATTGTATTTTTTGCAGCTCTTTTTGCGTGAGCCACGTTATCAAAGGATTGGTCGAGATAAAACTCGTCTTTTAATATACCGTTTACACGTTCTGCGATAGCATTTTCATAACAATGATTTTTTTCTGTCATACTAATATCTATCTTATTTCTTTTAAGTATTTGCGTGTAAACATTGCTACAATACTGTATGCCTCTATCGGAATGGTGTATAAGTCCAGTAGTGTCTTTGGCTTGATATAAAGCTTTGTTCAAAGCTCTCTCGCAACCTTTTAGTTCAAGGCTATCACTAAGGTCGTAGCCAACTATTTTACGGCTGTACATATCTGTAATGAGTGCTAGGTAACAAAAACCTTTTACTGTTCTTATATAAGTAATGTCTGATACCCAAACTTGGTTAGGCCTGGTTACCTCTACATCTTTAATGATGTTTTTGTACTTGTAGAACCTGTGCAATGAATTGGTTGTTCTTGAGCTGTATTTCTTTCTAAGTGTTAGCATATTATGTTTTCTAAGAACATTAAATAGCGTATCTCTACCAACTTTAATGTTGGCTTTTGTAAACTCATCATCTAATGATTTCACAAGCTTACGTACACCTTCTCTAGGAAGGGATCTGCGTCTTTTCTGTACTATTTCAATAATCTGCTGCTCTGTTCTTAAACGTTTATCAGCTCTAGATTTGTATTTATAGTACGCATCACGTTTTAGCCCAAAACAATGGGTTATAGTAGTTAAAGAAGCAAATCCCTTAGATTTTTCTTTTGCTTTGATCAGGGCTTTGTTCTTAACTTTTTTTTTAGTTCGGCCACGGATTTATAGCCAAGATCTTCAGCTGCAACTTCTAAGTAAGAGTCTAGCACCAAGGCATCCAGATCCTTTTTTAAGAGTAGTTTTTTAAGCTGTTCGATTTCTTTTTGCAGTGCTTTGATACGCGTTATCTCGTCTTTGGTTTTCACGGTTACTCTGGTGTTCATTAGGTCTTTACGGTTGTATTTCTTTATCCATTCATTAATGGTGGTAGGTGCAATTCCATAAGCCTTACCTAATTGATACTTGTTTAATTTTCCAGTTGTAAGTTCGTCTAAAATTTTCAGTTTGAAAGGTTCTGAATACCGTCTGATTACTTTGTCATTTTTGTACATAATGTTTAAAATTATGTAGCCTTTATTCAGGACGGGTCAAAATGTGCCACAACGGCTCGGTATAGCCGCCAGTTGCGTGTTTAAGTTACTAAGTTAGTTAAAAATAACCGAACTTTTGCGTTGGCGAGATTTTTCCGAAGGAAAAATCAACTAGCAATTGCGGTTATACATTGTTAGCTACAGTTTTTATTTTTTAATCTCCTTCGCCTTCTGGAACAATCACAAAAGCCCATTCCGCTTCGTCAGGAACTCCATATTTTACCAGAAATTCGCCTCCAAGTCCGCTGACTTGTGATTTTTTGTCCTCGATTTCAAGTCCATAAGTTTCGCCAAACATAAATTTTACACCATTGTTTAATTCAAGCGTGTCTGTGTCTGCCATATTGAAAACTTTGAATTCGTTCGGTTGTATTTTAAGTCTTTCCGAAACTTGAATTTCGTTCGTAGTCTCGTTGAAAATAAACACTTTGTATGTTTTTCCAGTTTTCTCGAATTTAGCTGGAATTATGGAAACTTCATTTCCTTTTTGGATAAAGACGTTACCATGTTCATCTGTCCATCTTTCTTCTTTTTCCATTTCCATTGGATCAAAGCCGTACATAAATTTATTCAACTGTCCATTCGAGCTTTCCAGTCCAACTATGTCCATTAATTGTTCAATATAAACACAAACCATTTCTCGGTCTTCCGTATCTAATTCCAAATAGTTTTTTCTAAATCTTGAAAGTCCAATTCCAATTTGTTCTTGATAATCTTTGTCAGTTGGATTTTCAGATTCCGCAACGTTTTTAAAGTCAGATGCAATTTGGTTTATTTTCTCTGTGAAAATTGGTTGCATTTTTTCATCTGCGATTCCTGGATAATAATTTGGATAGGATTGAGCAATAAATTTTTTCTTTGCAATGAATTCCGCAAACTGCTTATTAGCATTTTCAGGTGTTTTCATTTCAGTTGCTTTTTGTCCGCAAGCAGATAAGGTTAAAAAAAGTATGAAAATTTGGATGTATTTCGTCATTTCTCAAATTGTAGCTAACGGTCTCGGCTATGAGTAGTTGCGTGGGTTAGCGATTAACTTTGCAAGTACACACCAAACTGAAAATCCGCGAGGATTTTCAGAAGTAGGCGAGAACCAGCAATTACTTATAGCCATTGTTGGCAATAGTTTTTATTATTTCTTCTTTAGTTTTAAATGTATTTTGTCTTTCAATTATTTCGTTTTCAATTTCTTCTCTAAACTTTTCGGTTCCTCGAATACTGGCTCTCAAAGAACCAACCATTGAACTATTGATATCTTTTTCAGCCTCTTTTAGTTGGTCATTTAAAGTTTCTAAGTCTAAATCAGCATCTGAAAGATAATAATTCCCATAATAAAACAGCTTTTTGCTCTTATTGTATTCATTAAGTAAACTTGAAAGGCAAGGCGCAAAACTTCCATTTCGTAAATCGAAAATTACAGGCTCATCATCAGGCAAAGAATCTAAAAACTTTATTAATTCGAGATTGTCTGATTCGCAACCAGAAATTCTTCCCCAAACTCTATATTCAAGTGGTTCTGTATTCGTAAGTTTTATTTGCAATCCGTAACTAAAATAATCTTGAATTCTTTCTGTAATGTATAAGCCTTTATAATTGCTTATTGTCTTACTAGTAAGTCGAAAAAACGCATCTAAAACTTTATAATCAATTGTTGATTCTGCATTTCTGATAGGACTTACTGAAGTTAATGAAATAGTGTCATTCCGTTTGTCAATTAGATTAAACCTGAAACCAATTCCGTCTAATACGTCTCTCTGATGTACAACGGAACTATCAAGTCCAATTGCATTAATTTCGTCAAGAAATATTGTTAAATCCTCATTTTCTATTTTATACTCTTTATTGATTAAATTCTTTGAACCTTGAATAAATCCGTCTGTTTTGAAGAGTTTACTATTTTGATGAAGTTCCTTTTTATTTAAATCGAT belongs to Winogradskyella sp. J14-2 and includes:
- a CDS encoding M42 family metallopeptidase, with the translated sequence MAKKQLLSKKSMDFLEKYLNNASPTGYEWDGQNIWMNYLKPYVDEFITDTYGTAVAVINPKAKYKVVIEGHADEISWYVNYISDDGLLYVIRNGGSDHQIAPSKIVNIHTKKGIVKGVFGWPAIHTRNKSKEEPPKPDNICIDIGAKDKDEVEKMGVHVGCVITYPDEFHILNKDKFVCRALDNRMGGFMIAEVARLLHENKKKLPFGLYITNSVQEEIGLRGAEMITETIKPNVAIVTDVTHDTTTPMIDPKKQGLAKIGDGPVIAYAPAVQQKLRDLITDTAEEKKIPFQRAALSRATGTDTDAFAYSNGGVASALISLPLRYMHTTVEMVHKDDVENVIKLIYETLLKIKDGETFSYFK
- a CDS encoding DUF4294 domain-containing protein — encoded protein: MKYIAYISLLFSTLIFAQEDPVEQDSTLVHYMIIEGDSIPVTEVELDEVLMLPNLSFKDRKARIRYIVLRRKTHKVFPYAKLAAERLEALQNRLDQLERKRDKKKYAKVIQRYIEDEFSAELKKLTKTEGQILVKLIHRQTGKTTFELIKELRNGWRAFWFNNTASLFDISLKKEFDPLTEEEDYLIEDILQRAFQNGQLEKQEPAFKIDYYACVNKWSKPKKASNKEEQ
- the trhA gene encoding PAQR family membrane homeostasis protein TrhA, producing the protein MRAQTKLEEQLNAWSHGIGAVLGIVALVLLIIFSDNQSKPWSLFSVIVYGVSIIILFLSSTLYHAVKGERLKHNFRIIDHISIYLLIAGTYTPVLLIALKESYGWTLFWVVWGIAAFGLILKLFFTGRFELFSTLLYLVMGWLIIFDFSNLSNAIGPTGILWLFAGGLSYTVGIIFYAVQRIPYNHVIWHLFVLSGAICHFFMIFNHVV
- a CDS encoding WD40 repeat domain-containing protein is translated as MKNTNAIILIFSLVFICGCKEIQENTEVEKENWWLWTANWNPNNNLISFGGTQDTLRLFSSETYQLIDNIPLRGTITKTKWHPIKSKLAISMQGEKSKSLILDPISKEQIVLDSLDETGARAIGWNNKGELLAVGDYSGFLNIYNESGAIIKRINTKQKGLIGLDWHPRKNIVTVVGERISIYDFENDFIYDIKPRKEDVLMLCVAWNPNGKFFVTGDYGDFEKDYPPLLQFWSENGENLKNIDKSKAEYRNLKWTKDGKLLATASESLRLWNENGDLLKKSEQGNLLWGIDWNKSDSKIVTTDEKGKIIIWNKELNRIKQLKY
- a CDS encoding serine hydrolase domain-containing protein translates to MKRTLIFTLLFLGINAYSQKLEQPIIDKLDSQIEKYIDGISPGMAVGIVKDGVTVFEKYIGYSNLEHDIKIDENTRFNIASNAKQFTALCILRLIEQDKIALDDDVRKYLPELYKEIGHKITVSNLLTHTSGIRDVYGLWALKGKDWYELFIDNDDAIELLKSQTDLNFEPGKEYLYSNSNYILLTEIIEKVTDTKFKDFSNSLFTEIGMGNSSFLTNYMAIIPNKARPYGNWNGWKEYPVVTELIGDGGLFTTLEDQLKWEQVIQQNNGKNLSTSIISESQSTIDDVDFDNYGYGLMFGKYKGLNYTYHDGSTGAYNATFFRLVDKNLAIVIMSNNGNVPTNYLAKQLTDIVLELDIKNEIYPSNPEKTERLKDFKNVVGNYQNDEGTIIKISEKEGELFREIYQRDPVKMISEKQSLFHYETNYRLKMNFSEIGTEQQKLTLYLSTQKPSIYYKLPKENLESGYGPSLNGTYFNNETDTEIIIEHVRDDNYNIIKNGRRRDGKLITKDYLRMMSSYKIRVIRDRNGNIQGLNLENGRIKNVIFKKESL
- a CDS encoding IS3 family transposase codes for the protein MRGRTKKKVKNKALIKAKEKSKGFASLTTITHCFGLKRDAYYKYKSRADKRLRTEQQIIEIVQKRRRSLPREGVRKLVKSLDDEFTKANIKVGRDTLFNVLRKHNMLTLRKKYSSRTTNSLHRFYKYKNIIKDVEVTRPNQVWVSDITYIRTVKGFCYLALITDMYSRKIVGYDLSDSLELKGCERALNKALYQAKDTTGLIHHSDRGIQYCSNVYTQILKRNKIDISMTEKNHCYENAIAERVNGILKDEFYLDQSFDNVAHAKRAAKNTINLYNEIRLHLSLDYKTPNMAYKLSA
- a CDS encoding transposase, with protein sequence MYKNDKVIRRYSEPFKLKILDELTTGKLNKYQLGKAYGIAPTTINEWIKKYNRKDLMNTRVTVKTKDEITRIKALQKEIEQLKKLLLKKDLDALVLDSYLEVAAEDLGYKSVAELKKKLRTKP
- a CDS encoding DUF4844 domain-containing protein, which produces MKTPENANKQFAEFIAKKKFIAQSYPNYYPGIADEKMQPIFTEKINQIASDFKNVAESENPTDKDYQEQIGIGLSRFRKNYLELDTEDREMVCVYIEQLMDIVGLESSNGQLNKFMYGFDPMEMEKEERWTDEHGNVFIQKGNEVSIIPAKFEKTGKTYKVFIFNETTNEIQVSERLKIQPNEFKVFNMADTDTLELNNGVKFMFGETYGLEIEDKKSQVSGLGGEFLVKYGVPDEAEWAFVIVPEGEGD